TTAGCCGGACTTTTGCATGATATTGATTATGAACAAGTAAAAAATGATTTATCACAGCATTCATTAGTAGGAGCTAAAATGCTTGAAAATTTTGGATTAGAAGAGGACATTTGCCAAGCGGTAAAAGTTCATAACGAAGCCCATAATATAAAGCCCAAAACATTAATGGAAAAATCTCTTTTTACTAGCGACCCCTTATCCGGGCTAATTGTTGCCTCCACCTTAGTATTACCCTCAAAAAAAATAAATGACTTGACCCCAGAAAATGTTTTAAATCGTTTCAAAGAAAAATCTTTTGCCCGAGGAGCTAACCGGGAAATCATTAAAAAATGCGAAGAATTGCTTAATTTAAAACTAGAAGAATTTATCAAAATAGGGCTTAAAGCAATGCAAAAAATTAATAAAGATTTAGGACTCTAAAATTTCCCAATAACAAAATATTAAGACGCACAAACCCCGTTATTTCATAACGGGGTTTTTTGAAAAACTTAACATTTATTAACTTAATTTTAAATTACATCAAGACGAAATCAACAAAAAAACATTAATTTGCTGATTTGATTAAACACATTACTTATTTAATTGGCTAAATTTATTTCTTTGGTCGGGGTGCCGGGATTTGAACCCGGGATCTCTTGCTCCCAAAGCAAGCGCGTTAAACCGCTACGCTACACCCCGTTTTTTTATTTTAATGAAAATAAACCCAGAATCTTTGCAGCTAATGCGGGATTTGTTAAATCACTACACTACACTACGCTGCACCTTTAAAAAATTAAAATTTTTTAAGCTCCCATTAAGAACAAAATTTTAAAATTCTAAATTTTGTTCAAAATCGTCCTTATTGCCTGCTTGCTGGTAGACCAGAAATGCCTTTTTTCCAGAAAACTCTCTTTTGGTAAAAAAAGTGTCAAATTTAATTTTTTGAGGAGATAAGCCTTTATTCATGCGGGTTTGCGAAGAACGGGAAAAGGGGACTGTCCCCTTTTAATAA
Above is a window of Parcubacteria group bacterium ADurb.Bin159 DNA encoding:
- a CDS encoding phosphodiesterase; the protein is MTREEALKILKENLFNQNLIKHSLAVEAIMKELALYFHEDEEKWALAGLLHDIDYEQVKNDLSQHSLVGAKMLENFGLEEDICQAVKVHNEAHNIKPKTLMEKSLFTSDPLSGLIVASTLVLPSKKINDLTPENVLNRFKEKSFARGANREIIKKCEELLNLKLEEFIKIGLKAMQKINKDLGL